A genomic stretch from Gopherus flavomarginatus isolate rGopFla2 chromosome 3, rGopFla2.mat.asm, whole genome shotgun sequence includes:
- the SMIM19 gene encoding small integral membrane protein 19, with translation MAAAAVGAGGGAAGPGVMSDSDAIDYSVHEAWNEATNVYLLVVLASLALLVYARRNKRKIMRIFTVPPTAEAPSEPNFYDSMKKIRLRQQLEMYSLARKYDQQPPQKQTDSVQLLME, from the exons ATGGCAGCGGCGGCGGTAGGCGCGGGCGGGGGCGCTGCCGGGCCCGGTGTCATGAGCGACAGCGACGCCATCGACTACTCGGTGCACGAGGCCTGGAACGAGGCTACCAACGTCTACCTGCTGGTGGTGCTGGCCAGCCTGGCGCTGCTGGTCTACGCCCGCCG GAATAAAAGGAAGATCATGCGAATATTCACAGTGCCTCCTACAGCAGAGGCACCGTCAGAGCCAAACTTTTATGACAGTATGAAAAAAATTCGCTTACGACAACAATTAGAGATGTATTCTCTCG CAAGGAAGTATGACCAACAGCCGCcacagaaacagactgacagcGTACAGCTCTTAATGGAATGA